One genomic window of Sphingobacterium oryzagri includes the following:
- a CDS encoding AraC family transcriptional regulator: MKPLYRKLPAKLESSFSARHDVMPNFGNVWHYHEELELHYTIRGEGVRFIGDNISSFGPGEIILVGEKLSHAWRCKDEYFQNNPEYNIEAIVLQFLPDCLGKQLLQLPESYLLPKLFEKAKSGLIIKGETKQRVGQLMQDCVNETGFGKVISLLQILKIIAESEECETIVKTQTTFHQSNEADNIRLNNIFNYTHAHYKEDITLEEVANIANLSITSFCRYFKTMTRKTYYDFLVEIRISHACRLLVENKLPTEVICFECGFNNVSNFYRHFKKVMGLTPLEYKKRYLSRN; encoded by the coding sequence ATGAAACCTTTGTATAGAAAACTTCCTGCTAAATTGGAAAGTTCGTTTTCCGCTAGACACGATGTGATGCCTAATTTTGGCAACGTATGGCATTATCACGAAGAACTAGAATTGCACTATACCATACGCGGCGAGGGTGTGCGCTTTATTGGGGATAATATCAGTAGCTTCGGCCCTGGCGAAATTATCCTAGTGGGAGAAAAACTTTCTCACGCATGGCGCTGCAAGGATGAGTATTTCCAAAACAATCCCGAATACAATATTGAAGCTATCGTACTGCAATTTTTACCCGATTGTTTAGGGAAACAATTGTTGCAACTCCCGGAATCGTATCTTCTACCCAAACTATTCGAAAAAGCTAAAAGTGGACTAATTATTAAAGGCGAAACGAAGCAACGCGTGGGCCAGTTGATGCAAGACTGCGTGAACGAGACCGGATTCGGAAAGGTGATTTCTCTCCTGCAAATTTTGAAAATCATTGCAGAAAGCGAGGAATGTGAAACCATTGTGAAAACGCAAACCACCTTTCACCAATCGAATGAAGCGGATAATATTCGCCTGAACAATATTTTCAATTATACGCATGCGCATTACAAAGAAGATATCACGTTGGAAGAAGTAGCCAATATTGCAAACCTCAGCATCACGTCTTTCTGCCGTTATTTTAAGACCATGACGCGCAAAACTTACTACGATTTCCTTGTGGAAATTCGTATCAGCCATGCTTGCCGTTTACTAGTCGAAAATAAACTACCTACCGAAGTGATCTGTTTTGAGTGCGGCTTTAATAATGTATCTAACTTTTACCGCCATTTTAAAAAGGTCATGGGATTGACACCGTTGGAGTACAAAAAACGCTATTTAAGCCGAAATTGA